From the Opitutus sp. ER46 genome, one window contains:
- the typA gene encoding translational GTPase TypA, with translation MNQSIRNIAIIAHVDHGKTTLVDKLLKEGGVFRANQQVEERAMDSMDLEREKGITIKAKNTSVHWKDKIVNIVDTPGHADFGGEVERALRMVDGVLLVVDAYDGPQAQTRFVLRKALQHGLKVIIVINKIDRDNAEPAKMYDKVLELLMELNASEEQFDAPVVYGSGRDGYMMYNLTDKRENMTPLFETILDHVPPPFAKPNEPFHMLVSNIDWSDYVGRIAIGKILGGKVNVGDNVFTIRNRDGKRIRSKVTKVFEYSGLSTQESVAGVAGNIVGLSGFEDIDIGDTLTADENGHPLPFTQIDPPTLEMQFAVNDGPLVGQEGKLVTSRQLRERLFRELKTNVSISIEDTEKAGVYNVKARGAMQVAVLAETMRREGYEFLVSRPTVIERTVDGKRHEPYETVWIEVPDECVGAVMQNLANRKGQMTNMEKHPHSTMIEATITTRGLIGLEIDVVNMTSGRGVLSHLFKEYGPYAGEVLTRLTGTLVATDAGETTAYALVMCQERGKLFVGPGEAVYEGMVVGENPRNEDIAVNAVREKKLTNFRSQGEGVATGLTPAIKLSLERAIEYIAADEFVEVTPKNLRLRKRVLKEVDRRKIARKERSGSDE, from the coding sequence ATGAACCAGAGCATTCGAAATATCGCCATCATCGCGCACGTTGACCACGGCAAGACCACCTTGGTCGACAAACTCCTCAAGGAGGGCGGCGTGTTTCGCGCCAACCAACAAGTTGAGGAACGAGCCATGGACTCCATGGACCTCGAGCGCGAAAAGGGCATCACGATCAAAGCCAAGAACACGTCCGTCCACTGGAAGGACAAGATCGTCAACATCGTGGATACGCCCGGACACGCCGACTTCGGTGGCGAGGTCGAGCGCGCGCTCCGTATGGTCGACGGCGTGCTCCTCGTCGTCGACGCCTACGACGGCCCGCAGGCCCAGACGCGTTTCGTGCTCCGCAAGGCCCTCCAGCACGGCCTCAAAGTCATCATCGTCATCAACAAGATCGACCGTGACAACGCCGAGCCGGCCAAGATGTACGACAAGGTCCTCGAGCTGCTCATGGAGCTCAACGCCAGCGAGGAGCAGTTCGACGCTCCGGTCGTCTACGGCTCCGGCCGCGATGGCTACATGATGTACAATCTCACCGACAAGCGGGAGAACATGACCCCGCTGTTCGAGACCATCCTCGACCACGTCCCGCCGCCTTTCGCCAAGCCCAACGAGCCGTTCCACATGCTCGTCTCCAACATCGACTGGAGCGACTACGTTGGCCGTATTGCCATCGGCAAAATCCTCGGCGGCAAGGTTAACGTCGGCGACAATGTCTTCACGATCCGTAACCGCGACGGGAAACGCATCCGTTCCAAGGTCACCAAAGTCTTCGAGTACTCCGGTCTCTCCACCCAGGAGTCCGTCGCCGGCGTCGCCGGCAACATCGTCGGGCTCTCCGGCTTCGAGGATATCGACATCGGCGATACGCTCACCGCCGACGAGAATGGCCACCCGCTCCCGTTCACCCAGATCGATCCCCCCACCCTCGAGATGCAGTTCGCCGTCAACGACGGCCCGCTCGTCGGCCAAGAGGGCAAGCTCGTCACGTCCCGTCAGCTGCGGGAGCGTCTGTTCCGCGAGCTAAAGACCAACGTCTCCATCAGCATCGAGGACACCGAGAAGGCTGGCGTCTACAACGTGAAGGCCCGCGGCGCCATGCAGGTTGCCGTGCTCGCCGAAACGATGCGCCGGGAGGGTTATGAGTTCCTCGTCTCCCGCCCGACCGTCATCGAGCGCACCGTCGACGGGAAGCGCCACGAGCCGTATGAGACCGTCTGGATCGAGGTGCCCGACGAGTGCGTCGGCGCCGTCATGCAGAATCTGGCCAACCGCAAGGGCCAGATGACGAACATGGAGAAGCACCCGCACTCGACGATGATCGAGGCGACGATCACCACCCGCGGCCTCATCGGCCTCGAGATCGACGTCGTCAACATGACCAGCGGCCGCGGTGTGTTGAGCCACCTCTTCAAAGAGTACGGCCCGTACGCGGGCGAGGTGCTCACGCGCCTCACCGGCACGCTCGTGGCTACGGACGCTGGCGAGACCACCGCCTACGCCCTGGTCATGTGCCAGGAGCGCGGCAAGCTCTTCGTCGGACCCGGCGAAGCCGTCTACGAGGGCATGGTCGTCGGCGAAAATCCCCGTAACGAGGACATCGCCGTCAACGCCGTCCGCGAAAAGAAGCTCACCAACTTCCGCTCGCAGGGCGAAGGCGTCGCCACCGGCCTCACCCCGGCGATCAAGCTCTCCCTCGAACGCGCCATCGAGTACATCGCCGCCGACGAGTTCGTCGAGGTGACGCCCAAGAATCTCCGGCTCCGCAAGCGCGTTCTCAAGGAAGTCGACCGCCGCAAGATTGCCCGCAAGGAGCGCTCCGGCTCCGACGAGTAA
- a CDS encoding alpha/beta hydrolase yields the protein MPPFTSALRAIPAVLSSSIALLCISGIARGDEPATTETPAAPIIRLWDGDAPGALGQKPEDIPTLTVYLPAVGNRNGASILILPGGGYAHLADHEGKGYAEWFVKHGVAAYVLKYRLGKNGYHHPVMLQDAARGLRLVRSFAKRDGLDPARIGVIGSSAGGHLAATLVTQFDAGKSDAVDPVDRESSRPDLGILCYPVITMGEYTHRGSRTNLLGDNPSPELIAKMSAENNVTAQTPPCFLWSTEEDGTVPIENSLLFVAALRRNKVPFSFHIYEKGPHGLGLGRPNRPAPPWDRDLEYWFGERKFLR from the coding sequence ATGCCTCCGTTTACCTCAGCGCTCCGCGCGATACCGGCGGTTCTGTCGTCGTCGATCGCGCTCCTCTGCATTTCCGGCATCGCCCGCGGCGACGAGCCGGCAACGACCGAAACGCCCGCCGCGCCCATCATCCGCCTCTGGGACGGCGACGCCCCAGGCGCCCTCGGGCAGAAACCAGAAGACATCCCCACCCTCACCGTGTACCTGCCGGCGGTGGGCAATCGCAACGGCGCCTCCATCCTTATTCTCCCTGGCGGCGGTTATGCCCATCTCGCCGACCATGAAGGGAAGGGCTACGCCGAGTGGTTCGTCAAACACGGCGTTGCCGCCTACGTGCTCAAGTACCGCCTGGGAAAGAACGGCTACCATCATCCCGTGATGCTGCAGGACGCCGCTCGTGGACTCCGGCTCGTCCGTTCCTTCGCGAAGCGCGACGGACTCGATCCCGCGCGCATCGGCGTTATCGGTTCCTCAGCCGGCGGCCACCTCGCGGCCACCCTCGTCACGCAGTTCGATGCGGGCAAATCCGACGCAGTCGATCCCGTCGACCGCGAGAGTTCGCGTCCCGACCTGGGCATTCTCTGTTATCCGGTCATTACCATGGGCGAGTACACCCACCGTGGCTCGCGGACGAATCTCCTTGGGGACAACCCATCGCCCGAGCTGATCGCGAAGATGTCGGCCGAGAACAACGTCACTGCCCAGACGCCTCCGTGTTTCCTATGGAGCACTGAAGAGGATGGCACCGTGCCGATCGAGAACTCGCTGCTCTTCGTCGCCGCGCTGCGTCGCAACAAGGTACCGTTCTCCTTCCACATCTATGAAAAAGGCCCGCACGGCCTCGGGCTCGGCCGACCCAACAGACCCGCGCCGCCCTGGGATCGGGACCTCGAATACTGGTTCGGCGAGCGCAAATTCCTGCGCTAA